The Candidatus Angelobacter sp. genome window below encodes:
- the lysS gene encoding lysine--tRNA ligase, which yields MSEQENIRINKIDQLKYLGIEPYPAIIPKENTSAKEIFENYENGRKVSLYGRIMSIRIMGKAAFAEIKDYSGRVQIYVSENIKKNAYNFLFKKLLDIGDIISIEGFLFKTKVGKITVYVESFSLLSKSLRTLPQVKTDDKGIVHDAFSSIEQRYRMRYVDLIVNDNVKDIFVKRSKIIQFIRQYLNKFDYLEVETPILQPIPGGAQARPFRTHHNTLNIPIYLRISNELYLKKLIVGGFKGVYEFAKDFRNEGIDKTHNPEFTLLELYVAYKDYHWMMNFSEKLIRDLVLAINGKETLQFGDKIIEFKVPFTRISIFEAIEKYTGFDISKINEKDLHKICHKLGIEIQPGKGRIIDEIFRKRCESYYVKPTFIMDYPVEMSPLTKKHREKYGLSERFEMIINGQEIANAYSELNDPIDQVYRFKEQIKLAKKGDDEAMLLDKDFIQALEFGMPPSAGIGIGIDRLVMLLTKQTSIQEVIFFPQMRPK from the coding sequence ATGTCTGAACAAGAAAATATACGAATAAATAAAATTGATCAATTAAAATATCTAGGCATAGAACCTTATCCAGCGATAATTCCTAAGGAAAATACAAGTGCTAAAGAAATTTTTGAAAATTACGAAAATGGAAGAAAGGTAAGTCTATACGGACGTATAATGAGTATTCGTATTATGGGAAAAGCTGCTTTTGCAGAAATAAAAGATTATAGTGGTCGAGTGCAAATTTACGTTTCTGAAAATATTAAAAAAAATGCTTACAATTTTCTATTCAAGAAACTCCTTGATATAGGAGATATTATTAGCATTGAGGGATTTTTATTCAAAACAAAAGTAGGTAAGATAACGGTTTACGTTGAATCTTTTTCCCTGCTATCAAAATCTCTACGTACACTACCTCAGGTTAAAACTGACGATAAAGGTATAGTACATGATGCTTTCTCCTCTATTGAACAGAGATATAGAATGAGGTATGTTGATTTAATTGTAAATGATAATGTAAAGGACATTTTCGTCAAGCGAAGTAAAATAATTCAATTTATCCGACAATATTTGAATAAATTCGATTATCTTGAAGTCGAAACTCCTATTTTACAACCTATTCCTGGTGGAGCTCAGGCTAGGCCTTTCAGAACACATCATAATACACTTAATATACCTATATATCTACGTATTTCCAACGAGTTATATTTAAAAAAACTTATTGTAGGTGGTTTCAAAGGCGTATACGAATTTGCCAAAGACTTTAGAAACGAAGGTATAGACAAAACACATAATCCAGAGTTTACTCTTTTAGAGCTTTACGTTGCTTACAAAGATTATCATTGGATGATGAATTTTAGTGAAAAATTAATAAGGGATCTTGTTTTAGCTATAAATGGAAAAGAAACCCTTCAGTTTGGGGATAAAATTATTGAATTTAAAGTTCCTTTTACTCGTATTTCCATTTTTGAAGCTATTGAAAAATATACAGGTTTTGATATTAGCAAAATAAATGAAAAAGATTTACACAAAATTTGTCATAAACTTGGAATAGAAATCCAACCTGGAAAAGGAAGAATCATAGATGAAATCTTTAGAAAAAGATGTGAAAGCTATTATGTTAAACCAACTTTCATTATGGACTATCCAGTAGAAATGAGCCCCCTAACAAAAAAACATAGAGAAAAATATGGACTTTCTGAACGTTTTGAGATGATTATTAATGGGCAAGAAATAGCTAATGCTTATTCTGAACTTAACGATCCAATCGATCAAGTATACCGATTTAAAGAGCAAATAAAGCTCGCTAAAAAAGGCGACGATGAAGCAATGCTTCTTGATAAAGATTTTATTCAAGCGCTTGAATTTGGAATGCCTCCTTCTGCTGGAATTGGAATTGGAATCGATAGATTGGTGATGTTACTTACAAAGCAAACTTCTATTCAAGAAGTTATTTTTTTTCCTCAAATGCGTCCAAAATAA
- the argH gene encoding argininosuccinate lyase, protein MKLWQKEIEISKEIEKFTLGFEPEFDLLLAPYDVVGAIAHIIMLEKIGLLNSYELSVLCKTFREIHGKILSGKFKIEKGVEDIHSQVEIFLTKRIGEIGKKIHSGRSRNDQILLDLRLFIRAEIQKIVFLIRDLFETLINLSELYKELLIPGYTHYQMAMPSSFGLWFSAYAESLIDDLVFIRSAYRIVNRNPLGSAAGYGSSFPLIRYMTSSLLGFETLNYNVVYAQMGRGKTERITSSAISSIAATLSKLSQDVCLYMSHNFSFISFSDTLTTGSSIMPHKKNPDVFELIRARCNRLIAFPNEIYLMTANSPSGYQRDLQLIKERFLPIFSDLKNCLRMANYVVNKIILKKDLLFEDKYQQIFSVEVVNNLTMHGMPFRDAYKKVYNDFKKGVFKFSVEINHTHEGSIGNLCNKEIFQSMKKILDSFHFEKINQAIYQLLYFGRI, encoded by the coding sequence GTGAAACTATGGCAAAAAGAAATTGAAATAAGCAAAGAAATAGAAAAGTTTACTCTAGGTTTTGAACCCGAATTTGATTTATTATTAGCTCCTTATGATGTAGTAGGTGCAATCGCTCATATCATTATGTTAGAGAAAATAGGCCTATTAAATAGTTACGAGTTGAGTGTTTTATGTAAAACTTTCCGTGAAATTCACGGAAAAATTTTGTCTGGAAAATTTAAAATTGAAAAAGGAGTTGAGGATATCCATTCTCAAGTTGAGATTTTTTTAACCAAACGTATTGGAGAAATTGGGAAAAAAATTCATAGTGGTCGGTCCAGAAATGACCAAATTCTCCTTGACTTAAGACTATTTATCCGTGCAGAAATACAAAAAATCGTATTTTTAATTAGAGATTTATTCGAAACTTTGATCAATCTAAGCGAACTATACAAAGAACTATTAATTCCAGGTTATACTCATTATCAAATGGCTATGCCTTCATCTTTTGGCCTTTGGTTCTCAGCTTACGCTGAGAGCCTAATAGATGATTTAGTCTTTATTAGATCAGCTTACCGTATTGTTAACAGAAATCCGTTGGGATCTGCAGCTGGTTATGGGTCTTCTTTTCCTTTAATTCGCTATATGACAAGTTCTCTTCTTGGATTCGAAACGCTAAATTATAATGTTGTATACGCTCAAATGGGCCGAGGTAAAACAGAGCGTATCACTTCATCCGCCATATCTTCAATAGCAGCGACTTTAAGCAAGCTATCTCAGGATGTCTGCTTATATATGAGTCATAATTTTAGTTTTATTAGCTTTTCGGACACATTAACTACTGGATCTAGCATAATGCCTCATAAAAAAAATCCAGATGTTTTTGAATTAATCCGTGCCCGGTGCAATAGATTAATAGCTTTTCCTAATGAAATTTATTTGATGACTGCTAATTCGCCATCTGGATATCAGAGAGACTTACAATTAATTAAAGAACGTTTTTTACCTATTTTTTCAGATTTAAAAAATTGTTTACGCATGGCTAATTATGTTGTAAATAAAATCATTCTTAAAAAAGATCTTCTTTTTGAAGATAAATATCAACAAATATTTAGTGTTGAAGTCGTTAATAATCTTACAATGCATGGAATGCCTTTTAGAGATGCTTATAAAAAAGTATATAATGACTTTAAAAAAGGTGTTTTTAAATTTTCAGTAGAAATAAATCATACCCATGAAGGGAGTATAGGAAATCTATGTAATAAAGAAATTTTTCAAAGTATGAAAAAAATTTTAGATTCTTTTCATTTTGAAAAAATTAATCAGGCAATTTATCAATTGCTTTATTTTGGACGCATTTGA
- the htpG gene encoding molecular chaperone HtpG has translation MIIVKNTTGNIKVSIENIFPMIKKFLYSDREIFLRELISNASDATSKIKTLIQLGEVIEEMENLKIEIKINKETKTLHVIDKGIGMTSEEVEKYINQIAFSGAEEFVDKYKEKGKDHLQSIIGHFGLGFYSSFMVSERVEIFSKSYKNVSAVHWICDGSPTFTIKETDKKKKRGTEIILHISDESKEFLEENSINGLIKKYCKYISFPIKFGSREEKKKNQAGIDEKIIVDNIVNCPKPIWTKNPIDLKNEDYLKFYRDLYPMQFSDPLFWIHLNIEHPFHLKGVLFFPKIKNGFTVDKIQLYKNKVYVTDNLEGIVPDFLKMLLGVIDSNDIPLNASRSNIQSDSTVKKISNYITRKVSDKLEKLFKNNREELEKKWESMKIIIEYGLITDEKFFERSKKFYIYPNVDGKYFTFEDFTNRIKDSQKDNKGNLIYLYASDKESQHSYIKSAKKKGYEILLLQSPLTSHLVQKLEMKNNGISFVRVDSDHIEKLIDKKENGTLSNVEKEKLKKMIEVLSLENNLNIRLETLQKTDLPFMITVPEFMLRIKEMSLVENRVDYLNLSNRYEKYNLVVNVNHQLMKKILLEEDESKRENIIKDSIDLALLSKNMLSGEPLTNFIYRSFEKISSENSSI, from the coding sequence ATGATTATTGTAAAAAATACAACAGGAAATATTAAGGTCTCTATAGAAAATATTTTTCCTATGATTAAAAAATTTCTATATTCTGATAGAGAAATCTTTTTAAGAGAACTTATTTCCAATGCATCAGATGCTACTTCAAAGATAAAAACTTTGATCCAACTAGGAGAAGTAATAGAAGAGATGGAGAATCTAAAAATTGAAATTAAAATCAATAAAGAAACTAAAACCCTGCATGTAATTGATAAAGGGATAGGTATGACTTCTGAAGAAGTGGAAAAATATATTAATCAAATTGCTTTTTCAGGTGCTGAAGAATTCGTAGATAAATACAAAGAAAAAGGTAAAGATCATCTTCAATCAATAATTGGACATTTTGGATTGGGTTTCTATTCATCTTTTATGGTTTCTGAAAGGGTAGAGATTTTTTCTAAATCTTATAAAAACGTTTCAGCTGTTCATTGGATTTGTGACGGATCTCCTACATTTACAATAAAAGAAACCGATAAAAAAAAGAAACGAGGAACTGAAATTATTTTACATATTAGCGATGAAAGTAAAGAATTTCTAGAAGAAAATAGCATTAATGGACTTATTAAAAAATATTGCAAATATATATCTTTTCCAATAAAGTTTGGTTCTAGAGAAGAGAAAAAAAAAAACCAAGCTGGTATAGACGAAAAAATTATAGTGGACAATATTGTAAATTGTCCTAAACCTATATGGACAAAAAACCCAATAGATCTAAAAAATGAGGATTATTTGAAGTTTTATAGAGATCTCTATCCAATGCAATTTTCAGATCCTTTATTTTGGATTCATCTTAATATTGAGCATCCTTTCCATTTGAAAGGAGTCTTATTTTTCCCAAAAATTAAAAATGGGTTTACAGTAGATAAAATACAATTATATAAAAATAAAGTTTATGTTACCGATAATCTTGAAGGTATCGTTCCTGATTTTCTAAAAATGCTATTAGGGGTAATAGATTCTAATGATATTCCTCTAAATGCATCCCGCTCTAATATACAATCTGACTCAACTGTAAAAAAAATATCTAACTACATTACTCGAAAAGTATCTGATAAACTTGAAAAGTTATTTAAAAATAATCGAGAAGAATTAGAAAAAAAGTGGGAAAGCATGAAAATTATCATAGAATATGGTTTGATTACCGATGAAAAATTCTTTGAAAGATCTAAAAAATTTTACATTTATCCAAATGTAGATGGTAAGTATTTTACTTTTGAAGATTTTACGAACAGGATTAAAGATAGTCAAAAAGATAATAAAGGTAACCTTATATATCTCTATGCAAGCGATAAAGAATCACAGCACAGCTATATTAAATCAGCGAAAAAAAAAGGATATGAAATTCTTCTTTTGCAAAGTCCTTTGACATCGCATCTAGTTCAAAAATTGGAAATGAAAAATAATGGGATTTCTTTTGTTAGAGTAGATTCAGATCACATAGAAAAATTGATTGATAAAAAAGAAAATGGTACACTCTCTAATGTGGAAAAAGAAAAATTAAAAAAAATGATTGAAGTCTTATCTTTAGAGAATAATCTTAACATAAGATTAGAAACTCTTCAAAAGACAGATTTACCTTTTATGATAACCGTTCCAGAATTTATGCTCAGAATAAAAGAAATGAGTCTCGTAGAAAATAGAGTCGATTACTTGAATCTAAGTAATAGATACGAAAAATACAATCTAGTAGTAAATGTAAATCATCAACTTATGAAGAAAATACTTTTAGAAGAGGATGAATCTAAAAGGGAAAATATCATTAAAGATTCTATAGATTTAGCTTTGCTTTCAAAAAATATGTTATCTGGAGAACCTCTAACTAATTTTATATATAGATCTTTTGAAAAGATTTCTAGTGAAAATTCTTCCATCTAA
- a CDS encoding DUF475 domain-containing protein, with the protein MKGFINDFKKIVGNPLKSLFIGVNLVFMECILSIDNTAVLAGMLRTFKKEKDRKKAFRYGIIGAYLFRSIFLIFVTTLMAIWWIQPISGIYLIFLGGKNDPPPLPLKFYRSTVLNKVFSNFWKTVIFMEFVDLAFSMDNVFAAYACSGNLFLICLGIYSGILAIRFLAQFLIKLMEKYPYLRRSASLVIILLGFRLIFSFFWEKFFQRFFFFAKSSTYLDFFLSIANTIILFYPFFKLN; encoded by the coding sequence ATGAAAGGCTTCATAAATGATTTTAAAAAAATAGTGGGAAATCCACTTAAATCCCTATTTATTGGAGTAAATTTAGTCTTTATGGAATGTATTCTATCAATAGACAATACGGCTGTTTTAGCTGGAATGCTAAGAACTTTTAAAAAAGAAAAAGATCGTAAAAAAGCGTTCCGTTATGGAATAATTGGCGCTTATTTATTTAGAAGTATATTTTTAATATTCGTTACTACTTTAATGGCAATTTGGTGGATTCAACCTATAAGTGGAATATACTTGATTTTTTTAGGTGGAAAAAACGATCCTCCCCCTTTACCATTAAAATTTTATAGGTCAACTGTCCTTAACAAAGTTTTTTCAAATTTTTGGAAGACAGTAATTTTTATGGAATTCGTAGATTTAGCTTTTTCTATGGACAATGTTTTTGCAGCATACGCTTGTTCAGGTAATCTATTCCTAATATGCTTGGGTATTTATTCAGGAATTTTAGCTATTAGATTTTTAGCTCAATTTTTAATAAAATTAATGGAAAAATATCCATACTTAAGGAGATCGGCTTCTTTAGTAATTATTTTATTAGGATTTAGATTAATTTTCTCCTTTTTTTGGGAAAAGTTTTTCCAAAGATTCTTTTTTTTTGCTAAAAGCTCTACGTATTTAGATTTTTTTTTATCTATTGCTAACACAATAATATTGTTTTATCCTTTTTTTAAATTAAACTAA
- a CDS encoding dihydrolipoamide acetyltransferase family protein — MAEIITMPRLSDTMEEGKLIRWYKKVGDKISEGDILAEIKTDKVNQDFEVDVSGILLYAGLEEGESTKVDQILAIIGEEGEDISELIPNKRYVEKHYREPQRIEKHSSTRKIISKRLSESKFTAPHYYLTVEIDMEKILKLRQEVNKKLTDVKITINDFIIKASALAILEHKLINAFWTEENIVYNAYINIGVAVSIKSGLLVPVIFHADQKSIKQISFEVKDKSNRARIKRIKAKEIEGSSFTISNLGMFGIESFTSIINQPNSCIQSVGSIVEKPFIKRGRLSIGYTMKTTLACDHRIIDGSVAAEYLRTFKKFIEDPFISLI; from the coding sequence ATGGCTGAAATAATAACTATGCCACGTTTGAGTGATACTATGGAAGAAGGAAAGTTGATCAGATGGTATAAAAAAGTTGGAGATAAAATTTCAGAAGGAGATATTTTAGCTGAAATTAAAACAGACAAGGTAAATCAAGATTTTGAAGTTGATGTTAGTGGAATATTGCTTTATGCTGGATTAGAGGAAGGTGAAAGTACTAAAGTAGATCAAATACTTGCTATTATAGGTGAAGAAGGAGAAGATATTAGCGAGCTAATACCCAATAAACGATATGTAGAGAAACATTACAGAGAGCCTCAAAGAATAGAAAAACATTCATCTACACGTAAAATTATATCAAAACGTTTAAGCGAATCAAAGTTTACAGCTCCTCATTACTATTTGACAGTGGAAATAGATATGGAGAAAATTCTTAAATTGAGACAGGAAGTAAATAAAAAACTTACAGATGTAAAAATTACCATTAATGATTTTATTATTAAAGCTTCTGCTTTAGCCATTCTTGAACATAAATTAATAAACGCTTTTTGGACAGAGGAAAACATTGTCTATAATGCTTATATAAATATAGGCGTAGCTGTATCCATAAAATCTGGATTGCTCGTTCCAGTAATTTTTCACGCTGATCAAAAATCTATAAAACAAATTTCTTTTGAAGTAAAAGATAAATCTAACCGAGCTAGAATTAAAAGAATTAAAGCTAAAGAAATAGAGGGAAGTAGTTTTACTATTTCAAATTTAGGAATGTTTGGAATCGAATCTTTTACTTCAATCATAAACCAGCCTAATTCTTGCATACAATCAGTCGGATCTATCGTTGAAAAACCCTTTATTAAAAGAGGTAGATTATCTATAGGCTATACAATGAAAACTACATTAGCTTGTGATCATCGTATAATAGATGGTTCTGTAGCAGCTGAATATTTACGGACATTTAAAAAATTTATAGAGGATCCTTTTATTAGTTTAATTTAA
- the pdhA gene encoding pyruvate dehydrogenase (acetyl-transferring) E1 component subunit alpha, translating to MKEITSLTYLQWFQNMFFWRRFEDKCRFLYLNQKIRGFLHLYNGQEAIPTGIIHAMDITKDQMITAYRCHILSIAIGVGPHKVMAELLGKITGTSRGMGGSMHIFDKEKRFYGGYGIVGGQIPLGAGIAFADKYFNRKYVTITLLGDGAVRQGSLHETFNISMTWKLPVVFICENNRYAMSTSIDRSTNLKEIYKIGYAYDMPSYPVDGMDPAKVAKAAYLAIERARLGKGPSFLDVRTYRYRGHSISDSETYRSKEEVEQYKKQDPLLRVKKLILINQWASEKQLEYFEEKAKSEVEYCVKFAEYSNFPEREQMYEFVSKQKNYPFVDEMA from the coding sequence ATGAAAGAAATTACTTCCCTGACTTATTTGCAATGGTTCCAAAATATGTTTTTCTGGAGAAGATTTGAAGATAAATGCAGATTTTTATATTTAAATCAAAAAATAAGGGGATTTTTGCATTTATATAATGGACAAGAAGCAATTCCAACTGGAATAATACATGCGATGGATATTACTAAAGATCAGATGATTACGGCTTATCGTTGTCATATTTTATCTATTGCTATTGGAGTGGGGCCTCATAAAGTAATGGCTGAACTTTTAGGAAAAATTACTGGAACTTCTAGAGGAATGGGGGGATCTATGCATATTTTCGATAAAGAAAAAAGATTTTATGGAGGATATGGTATAGTGGGAGGACAAATACCTCTAGGTGCAGGGATTGCTTTTGCAGATAAGTACTTCAATAGAAAATACGTGACGATTACACTTTTGGGGGATGGAGCTGTGCGCCAAGGTTCCTTACATGAGACTTTTAATATATCAATGACCTGGAAATTGCCTGTAGTTTTTATCTGTGAAAATAATAGATATGCTATGAGTACTTCTATCGATAGAAGTACTAATCTTAAAGAGATTTACAAAATTGGATACGCTTACGATATGCCTTCTTATCCAGTAGATGGAATGGATCCAGCAAAAGTAGCTAAAGCTGCTTATCTAGCAATAGAGAGAGCTCGTCTTGGAAAAGGCCCAAGTTTTTTAGATGTTCGAACCTATCGATATAGAGGACATTCCATATCCGATTCAGAAACTTATCGTTCTAAAGAAGAGGTGGAACAGTACAAAAAACAAGACCCTTTACTTAGGGTAAAAAAATTGATATTGATAAATCAATGGGCTTCAGAAAAACAATTAGAATATTTTGAAGAAAAAGCAAAATCAGAAGTGGAATACTGTGTTAAATTTGCGGAGTATTCTAATTTTCCGGAAAGAGAACAGATGTATGAATTTGTTTCAAAACAAAAAAATTATCCATTTGTTGATGAAATGGCTTGA
- a CDS encoding CPBP family intramembrane glutamic endopeptidase, with protein sequence MSIFLIFRWNAFYISEIFLNSTFFLFTMLFDHYIYHYLSEKKIIVQKKSENIKELDSHHLIPFLLKANLAAPLWEEFFFRGIILKVFLQNKIPTFKALFFSSFLFGILHGDPGQFLGGFIIGITIGVVYLITYSILNCILLHAFNNFIVSLYFTVQRKGKVFVKILECIINNHYIFLISILFMLVFYSLIMGGFSNVYPKKERQSSFVNFKNNSLKKMKSFSFID encoded by the coding sequence ATGTCTATATTTCTTATTTTTAGATGGAATGCATTTTATATTTCGGAGATTTTCCTAAATTCCACTTTTTTTTTATTCACAATGCTTTTTGACCATTACATTTATCATTATCTTTCTGAAAAAAAAATTATTGTGCAAAAGAAAAGTGAAAATATTAAAGAATTGGATTCTCATCATTTAATACCTTTTCTTTTAAAAGCTAACCTAGCTGCTCCATTATGGGAAGAGTTTTTTTTCAGGGGTATTATACTCAAAGTATTTTTACAAAATAAAATTCCTACATTTAAAGCTCTATTTTTTTCCTCTTTTTTGTTTGGTATTTTACATGGGGATCCAGGGCAATTTTTAGGTGGATTTATTATTGGGATTACAATAGGAGTCGTTTACTTAATTACTTATTCTATATTAAATTGCATACTATTACATGCATTCAATAATTTTATAGTAAGTTTATATTTTACCGTCCAAAGAAAAGGAAAAGTATTCGTAAAAATATTGGAATGTATAATAAATAATCATTATATTTTTTTAATATCGATACTTTTTATGCTAGTTTTTTATTCTTTAATAATGGGAGGCTTCAGTAATGTATACCCTAAAAAGGAAAGACAAAGCTCCTTTGTTAATTTCAAAAATAACTCTTTGAAAAAGATGAAAAGCTTCTCTTTTATAGATTAA